From the Coffea eugenioides isolate CCC68of chromosome 1, Ceug_1.0, whole genome shotgun sequence genome, the window ACGATCTAACCAGACGCCAGAATTCCTTGGCCAGGTAAATATCATTCTGCTATTGCCCGGGCTAACCAGAATACATAGGAACACCAAAAGTACCTTCTTCACCGGCTTAGGTGTCGATGGATTCTGCATATAGTTATCCCTTATATGAGTGCTATAAATGGACAATTAGACAATGATAGGTCGATATtatagaaaagaaataattaagaaaCAATGACTAACTTCAATATTACCAATCAATTACCTCTGTGGTTCCAGATAGTGAAGTAGTTACATTCTCTAGAGTACCTCCTAATGACCAGGAATAAAAAACACAAGGTGGAATAAATATGTGATCTGAAACTGTCGATGATTTTGCAGTGAAACCCTTTACGTCTAATGTCTTTACCCTTATCTCGAGTGGTCTCCCTCCTTCCCTGTCAGCCTCAACAGTGCaggaaaatgcagaaaagaaaCTATTAGTAATTTGGAACCCATATAAATGGTTAGGAACAGCAAACATTCTCAAATTATAAGGTAAAGGCTCTTATCTCTCTGAGGACCGTGGGACTTTCAGTATGCCATAATGTGCATATGGAACATGAGAAGGGTCCATAAGATTTTCAATCAGAATCTCGTACCTGTAAATGCTTGGCTATCAGAAGCAACTTAAGAATAAAACAAACATTATTTGACATAacttttcaatcactttttctgtttttcttatTAAACTTCATAACATGAACACAAGAACCAAAACCTTTTAGTTTTACCATCTTTTGAGTTTTACCTATTTCTCTTTATTGATTTTTCCCGCATTTTTCTCACCCTTCTTGAAGGAAACTaatgaatttctttctttttcctttgcatTTCCCAGAGCATGTATTGAATACTAACACAAGTAACAGTAAAAGCAATTTACTTTAGCATTCCATAGCGATAGCAGCCTTTTCAATATGATTAGAGTGCAAATGAAGATTTGCCTAGTATGAGCGTGGAACAACAACAACCACAAAAGCTATAATAAAGGGGGCAACTAATTGCTTACCCGTATGGTATATCTCTAGTGATCATCCGACTGGTAAAGGACGGATCATCAATTTCCGGAATGTATGGAGGCTTTTCCTTCGAAAATATGTCTTTGTACTGACTATCAGCATTAGGCCAAAACCAAAGAATGCCATTTTGCACACAACTTGGATATGCAGCTACACATGCTTTGCTAGAGTATGGATCTGAACTTCCAAGCAAAATGTCAATCCAGCATGCTTTGGTTTAGGTACAATGGAAATGGCAAGATTTGCATGTTTAGACATGATGTATCTGCTATGTACAACAAAGTAAGCAAATGCATTTCCATAGCATCAAGTATCAGAATGAAGCTCCAAACTGGCATACTTAAACAGTAGAAAACTATTGGCAATATTCAAAAATTCTAAATTTAGTATTGCATAAAAGATATTCACAACAACTGGAAACAATATTCATTGAATAACTGTCCGACATAGAGGTAATTCAAGTTTTGAACCAAGCCAAGCTTGATTGGTAGATAAAGAAAAATTGCTTATCAGAATATTATGCATCTTCCCATAGAGCCTTGGTGGagaattaattgaaaaaaaatggaaaaagagaaGTGGCAAAATTTTTTGTAGATTTCAAGTTCATAATGGCTGATGAATGCTTAAAgttctttttactttttagaTGAGGAGATTTTGAGTATGAAAAGTTAAAAACAAGCGGAAATGTCGTACTGGAATGACCGGACAGTAGGAAGACTACtaaaacctgaaaattttcagcgAGTTTGGTCAAATGAGTTCTGCTTCTTTCCCCAGCTACTCTTGATTCCCTATCTACAAAGGGCCTCGAGTTCAGAAcagatatgtatgtatgtgaAAGCTTACAAGTGTATTAGATGTGGAagttattaaatattttaaattggATTCCATCATCTAATCCTAAGGTATAAAAGACACTATGGCCATTCTATCATAAAGATCAAGCCTAcatcaaataaaaatttcaccaatccAATTTCACCGAATTCTCATCCACTTCCTCTGCTAGATTCAGATTTGTAGCTCGTGGTTTGCATATATAGTTTCTGGGTAATTTCTGGTGGAGGAATCCGAAATTCATATGACTAATTGTCAGTTAAACATTGAATATCCCCATTCAATGATCCTGGCCTTAAATGCCACCAACAAGTTATCGTTGTATCCGAATAAGACATAAATAACTTCATGCAATGGCTAGGTAAAGTGTGCATTATACTTGAGAAGTTTCCATCATATCTAGAGTGTTTTGCCTGCTTCAGTGCTGGTGATGAATATCTGCCTATGTTCAAATTCAAAGACAATCTTGTGCTATTCAAATAGGCATATAAAACTTTGGAGCTTTCTTCCAAACTTGATTATATACCTCAAAAAATTGGCTTTCCACAGCTAGTCTGCTATTGATAACGGTCCTACCTTCACTATTGCCATTTATGTGCTATAATAGCTTTAATCTTTCAGCTACTACATTCTTCAAGAAAGAGCAAATTATCTGGATGGCCACCAAACTTTTGGAATCATCGAGTTTTGATCATTGAACTATTAAAAGTTTGGTTTTGGCCATTGAACTATCTCAAGTTTAGATTGTAGGTCATTCCGTTAGATTTCATCATTAAACATGACAGATATGAGTGGTCTAATGATTCACGAGACAAAAGAAAAGGACATAGTTAACGATTAAATCTGATGAAATGGCCCAGAATCTAAATTTTAGATAGTTCAATGGCTAAAATCAGACTTTCAATAGTTCAGTGATTTAAAATTCGACGTTTCCAAAAGTTCATTGGCTATACGGATAATTTGCTCTCAAGAAAGTTACTCAAAATTTAGATATAACAGATGATAAGGCAAAAAGAAAGCATGTGACTTGCACAGTGATTAAACAAATATGGATGTAGCAAACAGTAACAATGACACTGACTGAAAATCAATGCATCGAAAAGGAGAACTAGCGGATACGAAAGACGCATACTTCGCATACTTCACAATCATGAAAATGAACTTGTTAGCAATTTCAATTACCGGAGGACCATCTGGGGGTGCTTGAGGAATGAATTTGCAATCGCCAGAACCACCAAAGCACCAACCATGATAAACACACTGCAACCTGCCCCACTGATCAATCCTTCCTTCAGACAAAGGAGCCAACCTATGAGGACAAGTATCATCAAACACCTTCCACTCATTCTCATTCCTATCCCACCACACAACAATATCAATTCCCATCACTTTCTTCCCAAGTGGCCTCCTTTTGTCAAGATCACAAACAGGCATCACAGGATACCGTTGTGCGTACCAATCAAATTTCTCATCTTTTTCTGATTTCTCAGTTTCTTGACCAAACGAAGCGTCTTTGGATGATTGATCAGCCGCTGGCACAGTGTCAGTGGAAGAGATGGCTGTGGAAAGCTCGAATTTTGCTCTCTTGAACTGATATGAAGGGAGATGTGAATTGGTGGGGTGTTGATAGCTAAACGGATTATGCAAGATTGGATTTTTAATCTTTGTTCCAAAGGGTCTTCTTGGGATCAAATTAAGGTGCGATGATGCTGATGAAAGGGAAGTAGCTGTCAAAGTTCCCATTGCAGCTTCTTTAATGGCAATAGTTTGTGACTCCCCCAGGTTTCAAACAGAGGTTGTCTTGATGGATGTATATACAGCTGAAAGACGGAGCTGAGTGTGTGTGTGTCGTTTTTGGCTTGTGGGGATAGTACGAACTTCCAGACAAAGACTGAAAGAGCCCCCATCATTGAAACTGTTAATTTTGGGTGCATCAGCTGCTAATTTTGCGATGATGCTGATGAAAGGGAAGTAGCTGTCAAAGTTCCCATTGCAGCTTCTTTAATGGCAATAGTTTGCGACTCCCGCACGTTTCAAACAGAGGTTGTCTTGATGGATGTATTTACAGCTGAAAGACGGAgctgagtgtgtgtgtgtgtgtcgtTTTTGGCTTGTGGGGATAGTACGAACTTCCAGACAAAGACTTGGCCACATTATTATGTACTAGGTATTCTGCCCTGACGCTATGCGTCAGGTAGGTAGGACCTGGTAATAGGAAAACAAGGGAAGGAAAAAACACTGGCCAGAGAAAAGCTAAGAAGAAGAATGAGGAACGGGAAAAACACACCTGGTAAAGAAggcgaagaaaagaaaaagaagcagcTCCCAAAACTCTGAAGCGGTGCGCACTGGATTCAGCACAGAACCAAGAACAGAATGAGAGGAAATTGCTGACCGCCAAAATGTTCCCATCCAAGAGGCCCACGCGGACAGAAGTGAATTTCCATCAGACCATTGCCGTCCAATGCCAAAAGACCAAAACACCCCTCAAGTTCACAAAAATCACAGTATAACCTGCCCACCAAACACTGTTCACAAGCTATTCACGCTTTATATACGTACTAGTTTTTTAGCCCTGACGCCATGCGTCAGGTAGCTGAGACTCATTATTTTGCTGTtatgtttgtgtgtttttttttctttgttagatGCAGTAATCATGTGTGTGAGTGTATGTTTTTTTCTAATTGCACAAATAAACATGACTTTAAAATCAGGTTATCTTACACTCTTAATATAGCATTAATCAGTAAGTAATGCCTAAAATTAGGTAGAACTAAAAGGCATATGGCTATACATGTAATGTGTAGCCTTGCTTATTAGTTACGTTACTTCTCTAAGACAAGCAATTTgacaatttccattttttttgacACTTTCTATTTGCTAGTACTTCACACTTAACAATCCtttggaagaaagaaataaagaaagacAATTATAAAATGGGtttgtcattttcttttgttttctagaCTTGAATGAGCATTCAaacatatttaaaaatattttcaaaccaatgtaaaattgaattaatattttttatatattcaGTGGCTTTTTTGTTTTACATTAATAGGTCTATATTCATGACACATAATTTTTATTCAACTCTATCCCACCATGACCTCGGTTTATATATACTACCATGTCTCCTAATCAGGGTTTCATATTGGATCCTATTCTTTTTGTTGCAATTTAGATGATTGTTTGATTGATAGATTAAAAGTGTTCAAGAATGGAGGGAGCAACAATGGTTTCTTTGAACAGGACATCATCCATTGAAAATGAGCATGGGACTCTCAATATTGAACAAGTTTAACTTGCAAGGTGAATATacatattttcttatttttctccctttcttcccttttttaggctgtctatatctttttttttttttggagattttgatgattttggttttgataatttgtatttattgaatcattttttcatgctcaaaagaaaaaaaattggaccTATTGTAAAAGTTCAAAAACTATAATCCATTTcttaaattgcatttttttaaaagaaagtTTATCCTGTTGCCAAAAACAGATTGAACAGAACTAAGAATAGAATAAGAGTAAATTGCTGACCGCCAAAATGTTCCCATCCAAGAGGCCTACGCGGACAGAAGAGCAGGAGAGAAAGTGGTAATTAGAAGAGAGCAATGATTGAAATTGAGAGCAAGGAAGAGAGACAGA encodes:
- the LOC113759789 gene encoding protochlorophyllide-dependent translocon component 52, chloroplastic-like; this encodes MGTLTATSLSSASSHLNLIPRRPFGTKIKNPILHNPFSYQHPTNSHLPSYQFKRAKFELSTAISSTDTVPAADQSSKDASFGQETEKSEKDEKFDWYAQRYPVMPVCDLDKRRPLGKKVMGIDIVVWWDRNENEWKVFDDTCPHRLAPLSEGRIDQWGRLQCVYHGWCFGGSGDCKFIPQAPPDGPPVIEIANKFIFMIVKYAKYASFVSASSPFRCIDFQSVSLLLFATSIFHKIVFEFEHRQIFITSTEADPYSSKACVAAYPSCVQNGILWFWPNADSQYKDIFSKEKPPYIPEIDDPSFTSRMITRDIPYGYEILIENLMDPSHVPYAHYGILKVPRSSESVEADREGGRPLEIRVKTLDVKGFTAKSSTVSDHIFIPPCVFYSWSLGGTLENVTTSLSGTTENPSTPKPVKKVLLVFLCILVSPGNSRMIFTWPRNSGVWLDRIVPRWIFHVNQNLIIDSDMYLLHVEVLPGTFPLLFSTTGVLVRVQVFSHGNLSIRMSRNLGHKACFVPTKADALVVGFRRWLNKYSNGQIDWGTKYTGALPPTPPREQLLDRYWSHTVSCRSCNLAYKGLNALEIVLQVFSLASIGIVAAAKQGAPSAAAESTLVSVAIISFLVSKWLSHFVYKSFHFHDYDHASR